One genomic region from Arthrobacter pigmenti encodes:
- a CDS encoding MMPL family transporter, translated as MFNRKWVRAVLPAFVVVLWFIGAGFGGPTFGKLDEVSSNDQASFLPASAESTEAGELQKAFTDSEAVPAVVVVESDTPIPPQELSQYEALADTLAEVPGLEAAAEGRPAVVGPIPSGDGLAIQYVASVSDDAELGEVVSELRAVLQAELPDGATGYVTGPAGFTADLVSAFGGIDGILLAVALGAVFLILLAVYRSLVLPFLVLFTSVFALATSILLVYAFAGWGWIQLSGQSQGILSILVIGAATDYALLLVARFREALTEYGSKWDAMKVAYRGSVEPIVASGATVILALLCLLFSDLNSNRSLGPIAAIGIVFSLLAALSLLPALLLLFGRSAFWPLRPKTGTHPAEAYAENVTGLEGLRGIWLRVARLISRRARPVWIASFLVLAAGSLGLLQLQANGVPQSSLILAPSNAVDGQEALARHFDAGAGSPVTIVAPEGTQDAVLEVLEAQEGITEASVTADAAGVVVVRDGNVLLRATLDYQADSAEAENVVQQLRTSLDAVSPEALVGGVTAVALDTNVTAQADLVKIIPIVLAVILVILMLLLRSVLAPVLLIGSVVLSYATALGVSALVFNNVLGFDGADASVPLFGFVFLVALGVDYNIFLMTRVREESLRIGTRAGILRGLGVTGGVITSAGIVLAATFAALGVIPILFLAQIAFIVAFGVLLDTVVVRSLLVPALAYDVGRAIWWPSRLSKHLRKHDAGAAHGASVPADTSSQ; from the coding sequence ATGTTCAACAGGAAATGGGTGCGAGCGGTGCTGCCGGCGTTCGTCGTGGTGCTGTGGTTCATCGGAGCGGGCTTCGGCGGTCCGACGTTCGGCAAACTCGATGAGGTCAGCAGCAATGACCAGGCTTCCTTCCTGCCCGCGAGCGCCGAGTCCACGGAAGCCGGGGAGTTACAGAAGGCCTTTACGGACTCGGAGGCGGTTCCCGCCGTCGTCGTGGTTGAGTCCGACACCCCGATCCCGCCGCAGGAACTAAGCCAGTATGAGGCGCTCGCCGATACTCTCGCGGAGGTCCCGGGGCTGGAGGCTGCTGCCGAGGGCAGGCCCGCCGTCGTCGGGCCTATTCCTTCCGGGGATGGCCTTGCCATTCAGTATGTGGCGTCAGTGTCCGACGACGCCGAGCTGGGCGAAGTGGTCAGCGAACTTCGCGCTGTGCTTCAGGCAGAACTACCCGACGGCGCCACGGGTTACGTGACGGGACCTGCCGGGTTCACCGCCGACCTCGTGAGCGCCTTCGGCGGCATCGACGGGATCCTGCTCGCTGTGGCATTGGGCGCTGTCTTCCTGATCCTGTTGGCCGTGTACCGGTCGCTGGTGCTGCCGTTCCTGGTCCTGTTCACCTCGGTCTTTGCGCTCGCGACGTCGATTCTGCTGGTCTATGCCTTCGCCGGTTGGGGGTGGATCCAGCTCAGCGGCCAGAGCCAGGGCATCCTCTCAATCCTGGTGATCGGAGCCGCAACGGACTACGCCCTGCTGCTGGTGGCGCGCTTCCGTGAGGCCCTCACCGAATACGGCTCCAAATGGGATGCCATGAAAGTGGCGTACCGCGGTTCGGTGGAGCCCATAGTTGCCTCCGGCGCCACGGTGATTCTCGCGCTGTTGTGCCTGCTGTTCTCGGACCTGAACTCGAACCGGAGCCTGGGGCCGATCGCAGCCATCGGCATCGTCTTCTCGTTGCTGGCGGCGCTCTCGTTGCTCCCGGCGTTGCTGCTGCTCTTCGGCCGGTCCGCATTCTGGCCGCTACGGCCCAAAACCGGCACTCACCCCGCTGAGGCATACGCGGAGAATGTAACCGGGCTGGAGGGCCTTCGCGGCATCTGGCTGCGGGTTGCGAGGCTGATCTCCCGTCGTGCACGGCCCGTCTGGATCGCGTCCTTCCTGGTCCTGGCGGCGGGATCGCTTGGCTTGCTGCAACTGCAGGCCAACGGCGTGCCCCAGTCCTCGCTCATCCTGGCTCCGTCCAACGCCGTGGACGGTCAGGAAGCGCTGGCCCGCCACTTCGACGCCGGTGCGGGTAGCCCGGTCACGATCGTTGCGCCGGAGGGGACACAGGACGCCGTCCTGGAGGTCCTCGAAGCGCAGGAGGGCATCACGGAGGCGAGTGTCACCGCGGACGCTGCCGGCGTCGTCGTCGTCCGTGATGGCAATGTGCTACTCCGGGCGACGCTCGATTACCAGGCCGACTCCGCCGAGGCCGAGAACGTGGTGCAGCAGCTCCGGACCAGCCTGGATGCGGTCAGCCCCGAGGCGCTGGTGGGCGGTGTGACGGCGGTGGCGCTCGATACGAACGTGACGGCGCAGGCGGACCTGGTGAAGATCATCCCGATTGTCCTCGCCGTCATCCTGGTCATTCTCATGCTGCTGCTTCGCTCGGTGCTCGCGCCGGTGCTGCTGATCGGGTCCGTCGTGCTGTCCTATGCAACGGCACTCGGTGTCTCGGCGCTCGTGTTCAACAACGTGCTTGGGTTCGACGGCGCCGATGCGTCGGTTCCGCTGTTCGGGTTCGTATTTCTGGTGGCCCTCGGTGTGGACTACAACATCTTCCTGATGACCCGGGTCCGGGAGGAATCGCTGCGGATCGGCACTCGGGCGGGCATCCTGCGCGGGCTCGGCGTGACCGGTGGGGTCATCACGTCCGCCGGGATAGTCCTCGCGGCGACCTTTGCGGCGCTCGGGGTCATCCCAATCCTTTTCCTGGCGCAGATCGCCTTCATTGTTGCGTTCGGGGTTCTGCTGGACACGGTCGTGGTGCGTTCGTTGCTGGTTCCGGCGTTGGCCTACGATGTCGGTCGCGCCATCTGGTGGCCCTCGCGCCTTTCAAAGCACCTGCGAAAGCACGACGCCGGTGCGGCCCACGGCGCGTCGGTACCTGCGGACACTTCCTCCCAGTGA
- a CDS encoding MarR family winged helix-turn-helix transcriptional regulator, with the protein MSPTALPELMALLQQFTVETDRYVDTVSARDALHRTDLNALGIMMGAARSGVTVTPGMLRHALNLSSPATTALVDRLDRAGHVRRARSSVDRRQVHLEMTEKALATGSALFSPLARSVERSLENFPQDELELLAAMMRRVTEATVQARQQASGQRPE; encoded by the coding sequence ATGTCCCCCACTGCCCTACCGGAGCTGATGGCGCTGCTGCAGCAGTTCACGGTCGAAACGGATCGCTATGTCGACACCGTCAGCGCGCGCGATGCCCTGCACCGCACGGACCTCAACGCACTCGGGATCATGATGGGCGCCGCCAGGTCAGGTGTGACAGTGACACCCGGCATGCTGCGGCACGCTCTGAACCTCAGTTCGCCGGCCACAACGGCCCTGGTCGACCGTTTGGACCGTGCCGGTCACGTACGGCGTGCCCGCAGTTCGGTTGACCGCCGGCAGGTGCACCTGGAAATGACCGAGAAGGCCCTCGCCACGGGATCCGCCCTCTTCTCACCGCTTGCGCGCAGCGTTGAACGCTCACTTGAGAATTTCCCCCAGGACGAACTTGAGCTACTGGCAGCCATGATGCGCAGGGTCACGGAGGCAACCGTCCAGGCGCGTCAACAGGCCAGCGGCCAGCGCCCGGAGTAG
- a CDS encoding methyltransferase domain-containing protein, whose protein sequence is MSEEVYSHGHHSSVTSAHSERRAADSAGYLLDHLTSGMDLLDVGCGPGSITADFAALLDPGRVIGMDRSAEVVALAERTYAGIDNLSFRTGNVYDLDLPDESVDVVHAHQVLQHLTDPVAALREMRRVTRPGGVIAVREADFHAIAWYPPTPELDEWMDTYQQLARSNRAEPDAGRHLLAWAHEAGLTDVEASSSNWLYATPERRRRHAAAWAERVLSSAFAEQTLDRGLSDRAALERMAAGWRRWGESTDGWFLIPCGEILVRV, encoded by the coding sequence ATGAGCGAAGAGGTGTACTCCCACGGTCATCATTCAAGCGTCACGAGCGCCCATTCCGAACGTCGGGCCGCCGACTCCGCGGGCTACCTGCTCGACCATCTGACCTCCGGCATGGACCTGCTCGACGTCGGCTGCGGTCCGGGAAGCATCACGGCCGACTTCGCCGCACTCCTCGATCCCGGCCGTGTGATCGGCATGGACCGTTCCGCCGAGGTCGTTGCGCTCGCGGAGAGAACCTACGCAGGAATCGATAACCTGTCCTTCCGCACCGGCAACGTCTACGACCTCGATCTGCCTGACGAATCCGTGGACGTTGTTCACGCACATCAGGTACTGCAGCACCTGACAGACCCGGTGGCGGCCCTGCGCGAAATGCGGCGGGTCACCCGGCCCGGCGGCGTCATCGCCGTTCGCGAGGCGGACTTCCACGCGATCGCCTGGTACCCGCCCACCCCGGAACTGGACGAGTGGATGGATACCTACCAGCAGCTCGCGCGCAGCAACCGCGCCGAGCCCGACGCCGGACGGCACCTCCTTGCCTGGGCGCACGAAGCGGGCTTGACCGACGTGGAGGCATCGTCGTCGAACTGGTTGTACGCCACCCCGGAGCGACGGCGCCGGCATGCTGCGGCTTGGGCCGAGCGGGTGCTGAGTTCGGCATTCGCGGAGCAGACCCTCGATCGCGGACTGTCCGACCGCGCGGCGCTGGAGCGGATGGCTGCGGGGTGGCGGCGCTGGGGAGAATCAACCGACGGCTGGTTCCTCATTCCGTGCGGGGAGATCCTCGTACGGGTGTAA
- a CDS encoding phytoene desaturase family protein: MSRSKAVDSEHFDIVVVGGGHNGLVAATYLARAGRSVVVLERQDHVGGAAVSAEAFPGTGARLSRYSYLVSLLPRRIIEDLQLDLELVRRRYSSYTPLPGSDAGLLIDNTDRRATRRSFRRVGADSDAGGFAEFYACTSLLAEKLWPTVTEPLLRRSEAQALVGDDSVWADFIERPIGEVIERFAQQDLVRGVMLTDALISTFARAHDENLQQNKCFLYHVIGGGTGDWDVPVGGMGAVSGALEKAAREAGVVIRTEAEVTAVAPNGVVHYQQADGASVRLSGEYVLANVTPGVLGSLMGGPDAAGFAPSSHPVAEGAQVKVNMLLSRLPQLKDPQVTPEQAFGGTFHINELYSQLEDAYGAAESGRFPDLLPIEIYCHSLADPSILSPELREAGAHTLTVFSLQTPHRLLREADHDEQRAALQQAVLSSLNSVLAEPIEDCILAGPTGAPCVETKTTLDLERELGLSGGNIFHGPLSWPFADDDDPLDTPARRWGVATDHPRILLCGAGSRRGGGVSGLGGHSAAMALLEED, translated from the coding sequence ATGAGCCGATCCAAAGCGGTTGATTCTGAGCACTTCGACATCGTTGTGGTCGGCGGCGGCCACAACGGGCTTGTCGCGGCAACGTATCTTGCCCGCGCGGGCAGGTCCGTCGTCGTGCTTGAGCGGCAGGACCACGTGGGCGGTGCAGCGGTGTCTGCCGAGGCGTTCCCTGGTACCGGCGCGCGATTGTCGCGTTACTCCTACCTGGTCAGCCTCCTGCCGCGCCGGATTATCGAAGATCTGCAGCTCGATCTGGAGCTGGTGCGCCGGCGTTACTCGTCCTATACACCGCTGCCCGGATCGGACGCCGGGCTACTCATCGACAACACCGACCGACGGGCCACCCGCAGGAGCTTCAGGCGCGTTGGCGCTGACAGCGACGCCGGCGGATTCGCCGAGTTCTACGCGTGCACGTCCCTATTGGCCGAGAAACTGTGGCCAACCGTCACGGAACCGCTTCTCCGCCGTTCAGAGGCCCAAGCCCTAGTAGGCGATGACTCGGTATGGGCGGACTTCATCGAAAGGCCGATCGGCGAGGTCATCGAGCGATTCGCGCAGCAGGACCTCGTTCGCGGAGTCATGCTCACCGACGCCCTGATCAGCACCTTCGCCCGGGCCCACGATGAGAACCTGCAGCAGAACAAGTGCTTTCTCTACCACGTCATCGGAGGCGGCACCGGAGACTGGGACGTCCCAGTGGGCGGGATGGGCGCCGTCTCGGGGGCGCTGGAAAAAGCTGCCCGCGAAGCGGGCGTCGTGATCCGTACTGAGGCGGAGGTCACCGCGGTGGCGCCCAACGGCGTCGTGCATTACCAACAGGCCGACGGCGCTTCGGTGCGCCTCAGCGGTGAGTACGTGCTCGCGAATGTGACGCCTGGCGTGCTGGGTAGCCTGATGGGCGGGCCGGACGCGGCCGGGTTCGCGCCGTCGTCGCACCCTGTCGCTGAGGGCGCACAGGTGAAGGTGAACATGCTGCTCTCGCGGTTGCCGCAGTTGAAAGATCCGCAGGTGACCCCGGAGCAGGCCTTCGGCGGGACGTTTCACATCAACGAGCTGTATTCCCAGCTGGAGGACGCCTACGGCGCAGCGGAGTCCGGGCGGTTCCCCGATCTGCTTCCGATCGAGATCTACTGCCATTCGCTGGCAGATCCTTCCATCCTGTCGCCGGAACTGCGTGAAGCGGGCGCCCACACCCTGACGGTCTTTTCGCTGCAGACACCGCACAGGTTGCTTCGGGAGGCCGACCACGACGAGCAACGGGCAGCACTTCAGCAAGCGGTGCTTTCCTCGTTGAACAGTGTGCTGGCGGAACCGATTGAGGACTGCATCCTTGCCGGACCAACGGGTGCACCGTGCGTCGAAACGAAGACCACCCTTGATCTCGAACGTGAGCTGGGCCTGAGCGGAGGCAACATCTTCCACGGTCCGCTTTCGTGGCCGTTCGCCGACGACGACGATCCGCTGGATACCCCCGCCCGGCGGTGGGGCGTCGCGACAGACCATCCGCGCATCCTTTTGTGCGGAGCGGGTTCGCGACGGGGTGGCGGCGTCAGCGGACTGGGCGGACACAGTGCTGCGATGGCTCTACTGGAAGAGGATTAG
- a CDS encoding low molecular weight protein-tyrosine-phosphatase, with translation MYRIVTVCTGNICRSPMAEIMLTRAFEEAGLADDVVVDSAGTTGWETGNPIDERAAVKLTELGLTSETHRARQFDPAWYAQRDLILALDVDHYEDLRLEAPDGECRGRVRMLREFDPSSAGTPVSELGIYDPWYGDQADFEETWQMISAAVPGIVQYVLEELARGHAASS, from the coding sequence ATGTACCGCATCGTCACCGTCTGCACGGGGAATATCTGCCGCTCCCCCATGGCCGAGATCATGCTGACCCGGGCTTTCGAAGAGGCGGGACTGGCCGACGACGTCGTTGTGGACTCCGCGGGTACCACCGGTTGGGAGACCGGCAACCCGATCGACGAGCGCGCTGCTGTGAAACTGACCGAACTCGGTCTGACGAGCGAAACTCACCGCGCCCGGCAGTTCGATCCCGCCTGGTACGCCCAACGGGATCTCATCCTCGCCCTGGACGTGGACCACTACGAGGACCTGCGGCTTGAAGCGCCCGACGGCGAGTGCCGCGGCAGGGTGCGGATGTTGCGTGAGTTTGATCCGTCGAGCGCGGGTACTCCGGTGTCCGAACTCGGAATTTACGACCCGTGGTACGGCGACCAAGCCGACTTCGAAGAGACCTGGCAGATGATTTCGGCCGCGGTCCCCGGAATTGTGCAGTACGTCCTGGAAGAGTTGGCGCGCGGCCACGCGGCGAGCAGCTGA
- a CDS encoding MFS transporter, whose product MSNIIRQPCDEGVLLTGKAGSPCSPHVGAWVLAATILGSSMGFIDGSVVNVALPAIQGELGATAVDALWIVESYALFLAALLLLGGSLGDHFGRRRIFAAGIGLFALASIWCGFAPDPGQLIIARAVQGIGGALLIPGSLAIISDAFDEERRGKAIGTWAAFSGITSVLGPVLGGYLVDTLSWRWVFFINIPLAAVVLVITLTRVPESRDEAARRLDPWGAVLATVGLGGLVFGLIEGSTAGFTAPLVLGSLLVGCTSLAGFVVVQQRVREPMMPLSLFRSRNFTGANLFTLLLYFALGGALFFLPFNLIQVQGYTATAAGAAFVPAIVLMFFLSRYTGALSDRIGAKIPLVAGSALAAAGFALLAVPGVDAGPYWTSYFPAIVVLGLGLSILVPNLTTVALNAVPGHRAGLASGINNAFSRVASLLAIAVLGGLMFAAFSPALDARTEGLDLSTTQRAQLEVAKVDLGAAQPPPGLPEETAAAIEQAVDEAYVTGFRVSVLVCAGLALASSLSAALLIQKERRERGHGVEEARV is encoded by the coding sequence ATGTCCAATATCATTCGCCAACCGTGTGATGAGGGTGTACTGCTCACGGGAAAGGCCGGCTCTCCGTGCTCACCCCATGTGGGCGCTTGGGTGTTGGCTGCAACCATTCTGGGCTCCTCGATGGGTTTCATAGACGGCTCGGTAGTCAACGTCGCCCTGCCTGCCATACAAGGTGAGTTGGGCGCCACAGCAGTGGACGCGCTATGGATTGTGGAGTCCTACGCCCTGTTCCTGGCCGCTCTGCTCCTATTGGGCGGCTCTCTCGGCGATCACTTCGGGCGGCGTCGGATTTTTGCAGCAGGAATCGGGTTGTTTGCCCTCGCCTCTATTTGGTGCGGCTTCGCCCCGGATCCCGGGCAGCTCATCATCGCGCGAGCAGTGCAAGGGATCGGCGGAGCGCTGCTGATCCCAGGGTCACTGGCAATCATCAGTGACGCCTTCGACGAAGAACGCCGCGGCAAGGCTATCGGTACATGGGCGGCCTTCTCCGGCATCACCTCCGTTCTTGGGCCAGTGCTCGGCGGCTACCTGGTCGATACGCTCTCCTGGCGATGGGTGTTTTTCATCAACATCCCGCTCGCGGCAGTGGTGCTGGTTATCACTTTGACCCGAGTGCCGGAGAGCCGCGATGAAGCGGCTCGCCGGCTGGATCCATGGGGAGCAGTACTGGCGACTGTCGGGCTTGGCGGCCTCGTATTCGGATTGATCGAAGGATCAACTGCAGGATTCACCGCGCCCTTAGTGCTTGGCTCGTTGCTGGTCGGTTGCACGTCTCTGGCGGGCTTCGTGGTAGTGCAACAACGGGTGCGCGAACCAATGATGCCGCTATCCCTGTTCCGAAGCCGGAACTTCACCGGCGCGAACCTATTCACACTCTTGCTGTACTTCGCATTGGGCGGCGCCTTGTTCTTCCTCCCGTTCAACCTCATCCAGGTACAGGGCTACACAGCCACCGCGGCCGGTGCGGCATTCGTACCCGCAATCGTGCTGATGTTCTTTCTGTCCCGTTACACCGGTGCGCTCTCTGATCGGATCGGCGCGAAGATCCCACTCGTCGCCGGTTCCGCACTCGCCGCCGCTGGATTCGCCCTGCTGGCTGTCCCCGGAGTAGACGCAGGACCGTACTGGACCAGCTACTTCCCCGCGATAGTAGTGCTCGGGCTGGGCCTATCCATCTTGGTACCGAACCTGACCACGGTCGCGTTGAACGCAGTACCCGGGCACCGGGCCGGGCTGGCAAGCGGAATCAACAACGCGTTCTCACGAGTGGCCTCGCTCCTGGCCATCGCGGTGCTCGGCGGCCTGATGTTCGCGGCCTTCAGCCCAGCCTTGGACGCACGAACGGAAGGTCTTGACCTGTCCACCACACAACGAGCTCAACTGGAGGTGGCAAAAGTAGATCTCGGAGCCGCACAGCCTCCTCCCGGGCTGCCGGAAGAGACTGCCGCTGCCATTGAACAGGCCGTCGACGAGGCTTACGTAACCGGTTTTCGGGTCTCGGTGCTTGTTTGTGCGGGGCTCGCACTCGCAAGCTCGCTCAGCGCAGCCCTACTCATCCAAAAAGAACGACGCGAAAGGGGGCACGGCGTCGAAGAGGCAAGAGTGTGA
- a CDS encoding type II toxin-antitoxin system Phd/YefM family antitoxin — MTTSDGFEYWPEPYAVEVDQVDLVNMGQYNVQEAKTRLSELLHMVERGDEVIIARGGRPVAKLVRVDRPLKRTLGFLGPLDVPESAFEPMTGEELAEWERPLI; from the coding sequence ATGACCACATCCGACGGATTCGAATATTGGCCTGAACCTTATGCCGTAGAGGTTGACCAAGTAGACTTGGTCAACATGGGCCAGTACAACGTTCAAGAGGCAAAAACCAGACTGTCCGAGCTGCTGCACATGGTCGAGAGAGGCGACGAGGTGATCATCGCACGTGGCGGGAGGCCTGTGGCAAAGCTCGTGAGAGTGGATCGCCCCCTGAAACGGACGCTCGGCTTTCTCGGCCCGCTCGACGTACCCGAGAGTGCCTTTGAACCGATGACGGGAGAGGAGTTGGCCGAATGGGAACGACCACTTATCTGA
- a CDS encoding type II toxin-antitoxin system VapC family toxin encodes MGTTTYLIDSQALLLAMTSPRSLSSKARKIISSMDETLLASAATAYELAYKYRKGKLPGLDRVFIGYEHHVRRVAPLTVPITTEHALTAASLVWNHADPFDRLIAAQAMVEGATIITSDNAMHEFEALSTVW; translated from the coding sequence ATGGGAACGACCACTTATCTGATCGACTCGCAGGCTCTGCTTCTTGCGATGACCAGCCCGCGCTCCCTGTCCAGCAAGGCGCGCAAGATCATCAGCAGCATGGATGAAACGCTCCTAGCATCCGCAGCCACAGCTTACGAACTCGCGTACAAGTACCGGAAAGGAAAGCTTCCGGGGTTGGACAGAGTCTTCATCGGTTACGAGCATCACGTACGACGGGTGGCTCCGCTGACGGTTCCCATCACAACCGAGCACGCCCTCACCGCGGCCTCGCTTGTTTGGAATCATGCCGACCCGTTCGACCGCCTGATTGCGGCGCAGGCAATGGTCGAGGGCGCCACCATTATCACCAGCGACAATGCCATGCATGAGTTCGAAGCCTTGAGCACCGTCTGGTAG
- a CDS encoding TetR/AcrR family transcriptional regulator — MAPTPRERARAQTMEDIISIGRAHLAVHGAAALSLRAIARELGLVSSAVYRYVKSRDELLTLLVVDAYTELGDEVDGAVGQVQGHDHAAKFVALARAVRAWALREPACYALLFGSPVPGYHAPAEQTTGPGTRVIRALVRIYDDAYRSGHRAAALPGGSEDVHGQLPADLAGIREDMALEADDEHIMRGNLVWAALFGVVSFEVFGQYGADTFSDPEQLFEQQLRVLKGVVGL, encoded by the coding sequence ATGGCTCCTACCCCTCGTGAACGCGCGCGAGCCCAGACCATGGAAGACATCATCAGCATCGGCCGGGCGCACCTTGCCGTCCACGGCGCTGCAGCGCTTTCTCTGCGGGCAATTGCGCGGGAGCTTGGGCTCGTTTCATCCGCGGTGTACCGCTACGTGAAGAGTCGTGACGAGCTCCTCACGTTGCTCGTGGTGGACGCCTACACCGAGCTTGGCGATGAGGTGGACGGCGCGGTAGGGCAGGTGCAAGGTCATGATCACGCCGCGAAGTTCGTTGCCCTGGCCAGGGCAGTCCGGGCATGGGCGCTGCGAGAGCCGGCCTGCTATGCGCTGCTTTTCGGCAGTCCCGTGCCTGGGTATCACGCGCCCGCTGAGCAAACCACAGGGCCTGGCACGCGCGTCATCAGGGCACTGGTGCGGATCTACGACGACGCCTACCGGTCCGGGCACAGGGCTGCGGCACTCCCCGGCGGTTCCGAGGACGTGCACGGACAGTTGCCTGCGGACCTCGCGGGCATCCGGGAGGACATGGCGTTGGAGGCGGATGACGAGCATATTATGCGGGGAAACCTCGTCTGGGCTGCTCTTTTCGGCGTTGTCAGCTTCGAGGTCTTCGGGCAGTACGGCGCAGACACTTTCTCTGACCCTGAGCAGCTGTTCGAGCAGCAGTTGCGGGTGCTGAAGGGAGTTGTCGGGTTGTAG
- a CDS encoding NAD-dependent epimerase/dehydratase family protein, with amino-acid sequence MSNYVVTGAGPVGWTVADQLATEGNSVRVLTRSGSGPDLPGIERVRLDVSDPRQLKDALDGAEAVFHCIHGSAYRTFAWEAELPKAEQVVLKAAKDAGAVVVFPESLYSYSHPDEVMDEDSPRTATGGKRGVRTRLLKERRESGAVTVSVVASDFYGPRVRMSHAGERVVPRVLAGQTIRPVGNADVPHSFTYVPDLAAAMIAAARREDLWNSVLHAPTTAAPTQRGIAREFARAAGVPEPRIKPIPGWMVRALGTVSVGMRELAEMLYQFENPFIMDSTRSEALLGLEPTPLSEGAAATVDWWKAARAAAPKIVQ; translated from the coding sequence ATGAGCAATTACGTGGTTACCGGGGCCGGCCCCGTTGGCTGGACAGTGGCGGATCAACTGGCAACCGAGGGCAACAGTGTGCGCGTCCTCACCCGCTCAGGCAGCGGTCCGGACCTGCCCGGGATCGAGCGTGTCCGGCTCGATGTATCCGACCCACGCCAACTCAAGGACGCATTGGATGGCGCTGAGGCCGTCTTCCACTGCATCCACGGGTCCGCCTATCGCACTTTCGCATGGGAAGCCGAACTCCCGAAAGCCGAGCAGGTGGTGCTGAAGGCGGCCAAGGATGCCGGCGCCGTCGTCGTTTTTCCGGAGAGCCTGTATTCGTACAGCCACCCGGACGAGGTGATGGACGAGGATTCACCCCGCACCGCTACCGGAGGCAAGCGCGGCGTGCGGACCAGACTGTTGAAGGAGCGCCGTGAGTCCGGTGCGGTGACCGTCAGTGTGGTGGCATCGGACTTCTATGGTCCGCGGGTACGGATGTCGCATGCGGGCGAGCGTGTTGTTCCGCGGGTGCTGGCGGGCCAGACCATCCGGCCGGTGGGGAACGCTGACGTACCGCACTCATTCACGTACGTTCCGGACCTGGCGGCGGCGATGATCGCGGCAGCCCGGCGCGAGGACCTGTGGAACTCGGTATTGCACGCGCCCACCACCGCAGCTCCTACCCAGCGCGGGATAGCCCGGGAGTTCGCGCGCGCTGCCGGCGTGCCGGAACCGCGGATAAAGCCGATTCCGGGCTGGATGGTACGGGCGCTCGGCACGGTATCGGTCGGCATGCGGGAACTGGCGGAGATGCTCTACCAGTTCGAAAATCCGTTCATCATGGATTCGACTCGCAGCGAAGCACTTCTCGGGCTAGAACCCACGCCTTTGTCAGAGGGCGCCGCGGCAACCGTGGATTGGTGGAAAGCAGCCCGCGCAGCCGCCCCTAAGATTGTTCAGTGA
- a CDS encoding LysE family transporter, protein MTLSLWLALVGAQALISFTPGAGAVNTMSNSLTVGFRRSIWGVLGQQAALLVHIAVVAAGVGLLVAGSPVAFNVIRYTGAAYLVYLGIRKFLQPPVPTEQAGPLYVEGAASMFRRGLWVNLLNPKAIVFFLAFIPQFIRLDEPLLGQYGVLAGTVIAIDVLVMWLFFAAAARSFSRFTSGPRGQQILNRIFGVLFIAVGVMLAFA, encoded by the coding sequence GTGACCCTTTCGCTTTGGCTTGCGCTGGTTGGCGCGCAGGCACTCATCAGCTTCACTCCCGGAGCGGGGGCTGTGAACACCATGAGCAACTCGCTCACCGTGGGTTTCCGCCGCTCGATCTGGGGCGTTCTCGGCCAGCAGGCGGCGCTGCTGGTGCACATCGCGGTTGTGGCCGCCGGCGTCGGACTGCTGGTCGCAGGCTCCCCCGTGGCATTCAACGTCATCCGCTACACGGGCGCCGCCTACCTTGTGTACCTGGGCATCCGGAAGTTCCTGCAGCCGCCCGTCCCCACCGAGCAGGCAGGGCCGCTCTACGTGGAGGGCGCAGCGTCCATGTTCCGTCGCGGTCTGTGGGTCAACCTCCTGAACCCCAAGGCGATCGTCTTCTTCCTCGCATTCATTCCGCAGTTCATCCGGCTCGATGAACCCTTGCTGGGACAGTACGGTGTGCTCGCAGGAACGGTCATCGCCATCGATGTGCTGGTGATGTGGCTGTTCTTCGCTGCCGCCGCCCGCTCGTTCAGCCGTTTCACCAGCGGGCCGCGCGGGCAGCAGATCCTCAATCGGATCTTCGGCGTACTGTTCATTGCGGTTGGCGTGATGCTGGCTTTCGCCTGA